The Candidatus Defluviibacterium haderslevense DNA window TTTAACATTTAAAGGATCTCCAAATTTCGAAATAAAATGAATATTGGTTGATTCTACTAGACTATCCGTTTTATATAATTCTCCATCAGATCTATTTTGTTGAAGGCTTTCTTGACTGTCAATCTCTTCTATTAGATTATTTTGAAGTATTAATTCTTTCAGTTCAATTAATGAAAACTGATATTTGTTTTTTGTATTTTTATAAATTCTTAATATTTCATTTTGAATTGTGTTAAAACCAACTAAATCTAACTGTTTTACATTCATTTCAATTTTCTTCCCATTGTTATATAAATAAAATATATTATTAGGTTTTAAATTAACTTTAAGAACATAATAATTTGTATCAATAAATGAATAGGATTCTAGAGTGGCGTCTTTTAATACTTTTAATTCATTTCCAATTTTAGAATTCAATTTATTATTAAAGTTATATAACTGAAATGGGTCTAATGGTAAAATACTATCAATTTTATTTATTTTTGAAATGGTATCTGTTCTATTTGATTTAAATAAAAATTTTGAATTGATATTATCCTTGGTATGCAAATCCAAATCATCATAAATGTCATCTGTCCATTTTTTATATGTTCTTGATTTCAATTGGTATTCAAATATATCTGAAAACCCATTATTAGTAGCCGAAAGTATTATACTTTCTTGATTCATAGAAATGGCATCATATATTCTTTCAATATCTTCAGGAAAATAAAGTTTTTTGCTTTTATTTAAATTTTTATTAAAAGATTTAATAAATGGTTTATTTCTCCTTTCATCTATAATATTTATACTTTTATCAATTTGATTTTCAAAATAGATGGGATAATTAAAATCCGGTAATGTAACTTTATTGCGATATCCATACTTATAAATTGTTTTAGTTTTACCGCTTCTGGTATTTAATGTTTTGATTCTTTTACAACCATTTTGATTGGTTATTAATAAAAAATTACTGTCAATTTTACTAAAAACTACTTTAATTATTTGTTCCTCTTTCTTCAATTTGATTTTAATTGTAGGTATCGATTGATTGCTTTTATTCGTTTGAAGCTCTCTTATATAATAGTCCTTCCAATCTTCTTGTAAATTTTGAAGGGTTAATTGAAAAACGAGTCTAGTGGATTGACTAATATCTTTTTGAATTCTAATCATATAAAGCCAATTAGAAATAATTTGATCTCCATAGGTTAAAACTAAATACCTCCAAAAGGACTTACCAGCAATGCTTGGATATTTTGCAGAATATTTTCTAAATGAAAGTTTTTGATTCCAAGTCTCACCTAACACTTCAAGGTCATTGTCTTCCCAACCGTCTCCTAAATAATCTATTAATCCTTTTTCAAACCATAAAGGTAATTTTAAGGAAATTACCTTTTGTACTACTTCTTGTAAATTGGTTCCCGAAAATAAAGCATTAAAATAGATCTGAATCAATCCTTTTTGTAATAGTTTAATGGCATGTTCATGATTTCCATCAAAATACAACAGTATTTTTTGACCTGTAACTTTTGGTTCTTGTGACCAATTTTCCGAAGTATATGAGGCATCAAGATCTAAATTGGTTTGATATAAGTCTGAAAGATCAGAATAAATGACTAATTCAATTTTTTCCTTTAGATGATATTCAAATAAAGTCTGAATCTTTGTATTTTCTTGTTCTGCTATCTCAATATAAAATTGGGCTAATTGCCTACTTTTGCCATACCAATAATAAATTACACTGTTGGTTTCATAGACCCACCAATCCTGCAGATCGTCATTGTATTGAACTTTGTTTTTTCCAAATATCTCCGTAGCATTTTGAGCAGTAACTTTTGACTGACTCCAGAAAACAATAAATAAAAGGTATAAAAATGAACGATTCAATGAAAATATTATTTATGAGATAAAAGTATAACGAATTATGGAAATTCATTGTTTCACAGTCAATCCTTTTTCTGAAAACAGTTATTTAATTTGGTCTGATTCAAAAAAGGCGATAGTGATTGATCCTGGCTTCTATACACTGGCTGAACAATATGCATTTAAAGAATTTATACTTGAAAATGGACTACAACTTGAAAAAGTAGTGTTGACTCATGCACATATAGATCATATTTTTGGTCTTGAATTTATTTTTAAAGAATTTGGACTTCAACCATGGATGAATTTATTTGAAAAACCCGTATACCTTGCAGGTGGTCAAATTTCCCAAATGTATGGTATGAATGTATTTAACTACCCAGAACCAGGAGGCTGGATAGATGAACAGCTAGAGTATCCATTAGCTGACTTGAATTTTGAAGTATTATTTACACCAGGACACAGTCCCGGAAGTATAAGTTTTTATAATAAAGAACATGGGGTGTTATTCTCAGGTGATGTGCTTTTTGAAGGAAGCATTGGTAGAACTGATTTACCTGGAGGTGATCATAAGACATTGATTTCTTCTATTCAAAAAAAATTACTAATATTGCCCCATTCAACTAAAGTATATTCTGGTCATGGTGGAATTACTACTATTGGCCAAGAAAAAATGTGCAACCCTTTCTTATAATATAATATATTTTCGTTATGTTTTGGTCGCTGTTAAAATCGTTTTTTTTTCTGTTTAATCCTGAACGCGCCCATTATTTATCTATGAATTTGTTCGCTGTTGCGCTCAAAATTCCCATATTATCTTATTTTCTTAAAAAATCATTTGCACACAGAAATAATCATTTAGAAAAGACTGTGGATGGAATTGTTTATAAAAATCCAATTGGTCTGGCTGCTGGTTTTGATAAAGATGGAAAATGGTTACACCTGCTTTCATCTTTAGGTTTTGGTTTTATTGAAGTCGGAACCGTAACTCCAAAGCCACAAGCTGGAAATAACAAACCAAGGCTTTTTAGATTAATAAAAGATCTGGGAATTATTAATAGAATGGGTTTTAATAATGAGGGTGTTGATGCTCTAATCTCGAGATTAAAAAAGTTCAATACCAACAAAAAAGTAATAATTGGAGGAAATATTGGAAAAAATAAAAATACTCCCAATGCAGAAGCTATAAATGATTATTTATTTTGTTTTGAAAAATTATTTCATTATGTTGATTATTTTGTGATTAATGTTTCTTCACCAAATACACCAAATTTAAGGAATCTTCAGGATAAAGAACCTTTGTTTGAATTATTAAGTCAAATCCAATTACTTAATAAATCTTATTCATTTCCAAAACCCATTTATTTAAAAATTGCTCCAGATTTAAATAATCAGGCTTTATTAGAGATAATCGATGTGGTGATTAAAACAAAAATTAATGGTATAGTTGCTACCAATACAACAATCCAGCGACCATCAGAACTTAAAGAAATTGATATCTTAGGGGAACAAGGGGGATTAAGTGGATTACCTGTTCAAAAACTTTCAAATAAAATTTTAACAGAACTAAATAAAAACAAACAATTTACTATAATTTCTGTTGGCGGAGTTGTATCTGTTTCAGATGTAATATTTAAGTTTAATCATGGTGCAGATCTTGTTCAAATATATAGTGGACTGATTTATAAAGGTCCATGGTTCATAAAAAAAATATTAAATTCACTAAGTGAATTATCATATAAAGAATTAAATGAAAAGGGATCTTGAAATATCAAGATCCCTTCTTTAACAAATCCCTGATATAAATCAAACTACAAAATTTCAATTTGTTTTTCTTGTTTAATCTCAATTTTCTTTGGAACTGAAATTTTTAAAATGCCATTTTCATAAGATGCTTGAAATTGATCTGAATCGATATAATCTGGCATTTGAAAGGATCTTTTAAATGTTGAATAATTAAATTCTTTACGAGTTATGTTTTCAACAATTTCTGACTTAGATTCTTCTTTCGAAGCACTTACTGTCAAGATACCTTTTTCGAATAAAATTTTAAAATCTTGCTTGTTAAGTCCTGGTGCAGCTAATTGTAAAGCAATTGATTTGTCGTCTTC harbors:
- a CDS encoding MBL fold metallo-hydrolase, yielding MEIHCFTVNPFSENSYLIWSDSKKAIVIDPGFYTLAEQYAFKEFILENGLQLEKVVLTHAHIDHIFGLEFIFKEFGLQPWMNLFEKPVYLAGGQISQMYGMNVFNYPEPGGWIDEQLEYPLADLNFEVLFTPGHSPGSISFYNKEHGVLFSGDVLFEGSIGRTDLPGGDHKTLISSIQKKLLILPHSTKVYSGHGGITTIGQEKMCNPFL
- a CDS encoding quinone-dependent dihydroorotate dehydrogenase; protein product: MFWSLLKSFFFLFNPERAHYLSMNLFAVALKIPILSYFLKKSFAHRNNHLEKTVDGIVYKNPIGLAAGFDKDGKWLHLLSSLGFGFIEVGTVTPKPQAGNNKPRLFRLIKDLGIINRMGFNNEGVDALISRLKKFNTNKKVIIGGNIGKNKNTPNAEAINDYLFCFEKLFHYVDYFVINVSSPNTPNLRNLQDKEPLFELLSQIQLLNKSYSFPKPIYLKIAPDLNNQALLEIIDVVIKTKINGIVATNTTIQRPSELKEIDILGEQGGLSGLPVQKLSNKILTELNKNKQFTIISVGGVVSVSDVIFKFNHGADLVQIYSGLIYKGPWFIKKILNSLSELSYKELNEKGS
- a CDS encoding Hsp20/alpha crystallin family protein, whose amino-acid sequence is MKQHSVYSFYPIAQQVGSVVDDLLSKGLNDFFGGQMIHNTMPSANISEDDKSIALQLAAPGLNKQDFKILFEKGILTVSASKEESKSEIVENITRKEFNYSTFKRSFQMPDYIDSDQFQASYENGILKISVPKKIEIKQEKQIEIL